The Kitasatospora albolonga nucleotide sequence GTCGAGCGCACGGAGCACCGGACGGCCGTGGAGCTCCAGGAGGCCGTTCTGCCGCCGTGGCGCGGTTCGTCACCCCTTCCGCGGCCCGCCTCGGGCGCCCTGGACGTCGCCGCCCACTACCTCCCTTCCGCGTCGGGCGGCCGCGTCGGCGGCGACTGGTACGACGCGATGGCGCTGCCGGACGGCCGGACCCTGCTGACCGTCGGCGATCTGGCCGGGCAGGGGATTCCCGCGGCCTCGGCCATGGCCATGGTGCTCGGCGCGCTGCGCGGCATGGCCGTCGCCGGTATCGAGCCGGGCGCCCTGCTGGGCCACCTCGACCACCTCCTGGAAACGTCGGCGCAGCCCGCCCCGGGCAGCGCCCTGTGCGGGCTCTTCGACCCCTCGACCGGCCTCCTCACCTGGGCTCAGGCGGGCCACCCCGCGCCCCTGCTCTTCCGCGCGGGAACGGGACGGGTGCTGCCGTCCCCGGACGGGGTGCTGCTCGGTGCCGGGGCCCGGTTCGCCCATGAGCAGGACGACGTGCGCCTTCTCCCCGGCGATGTGCTGGTGCTGCACACGGACGGACTGACGCGGCGCGGCGACCGGGGTGCGGGCCCGGAGGCGCTGCTCGCTCTCGCCTCCCGGTTCGCACAGGCCCGTACGGCACAGGAGTGCGTGCGGGGCGTGGTCGAGGAGTTCGGCGGGGCCGAACGGCTGGACGACGCGTGTGTGCTGGTGGCCCGGGTCGGGGCGTGAGGGAGCGCGTGCGCGCAGGACGGTGTGGCGCGGGACCTGTCGGAGTGTCAGGACGGTAGAGGGTTCGCGGGCGGTTACGGCCTCCGTCGGCGGATGCGGACGGGCGGCGGTCAGGTCTGCGTACCCCTGGCCTTCCTGGCGACCGGGCTCTGCGGCAGCGAGAGCTCGATCTGCTCGCGGAGGTCCTGGATCTTGGTGTGGCCCGTGAACTGGCCGGTGAGCCGGTACATCTCGCGCAGCCGGTCCCAGGTGCGGTGCGAGGAGGTCTCCCCCATCGACACCAGGGCGAGCCGGGCGTAACGGTCGCCCTGCTCGGGGTCGTTGGCGATGAAGCAGGCCGAGGCGAGTGAGATGTGGTCGAAGAGCTTGGACCGCTGACGTCCGCCCACCCGCAGCTCCAGGGCCTGCTTGGCGTGGTGCTGGGCGATGACGGCGGCGGCCGGGTCGTGCTCGGCCAGGGTGCGGAACGCCAGGGCCTGCATGCCGTGCATGTCGGCCTCGTCGAACATCTGCATCCAGCTGGGCGGCGGCACATCGCCCCTGTCCGAGACGAACAGCTCCTCCGCCTCACCGAGGGTGCGCCGCATGGCCTGGCCCCGGCCCATCGCCGCCTGCGCCCATGCCTCGATGGTGCGCAGCATCGCCTGCGTACGGGGCAGGGTCTCCTCGCCCGAGCCGGACTTGGCCAGCTTCATCAGGTCGAGGGCGTCGTCGGGGCGGCCCAGGTGGACCATCTGGCGTGCCGCGCGGGAGAGCGCCTCACCCGCGCGCGGCCGGTCGCCGCCCTCCCTGGCCGCGTGGGCGGCGATGACGAAGTACTTCTGGGCGGTGGGCTCCAGGCCGACGTCGTGGGACATCCAGCCCGCGAGTACGGCGAGATTGGCGGCGACGCCCCACAGGCGGCGCTGGAGATGGTCGGGGTGGCGGTAGGCGAGCATGCCGCCCACCTCGTTGAGCTGGCCCACGACGGCCTTGCGCTGGAGTCCGCCGCCCCGGGAGGCGTCCCAGGCGCGGAACACCTCGACCGAGTGCTCCAGGGCCTCGATCTCCTCGGAGCCCACGGGCGCGGCCTCGTACCGGTCGAAACCGGCGGGGTCGGCGTGCTGCGGGTCGTTGGCGCGTGGCGCGTCGGCCGCGAGGACGGGGTCGCTGTGCAGCCAGTCGTACATGGGGCCGGCGATGGTTGAGCCGGCGGCGAGCGCGGCGCCCGCACCCACCAAGCCGCGTCGGTTGAGCATGAGGTCCATTCCCGTGAATTCGGTGAGGACCGCTGCCGTCCGTTCGGGCGCCCACGGCAGTTGATCGGGATTCTTCTCCGAGCCCGAGTCACGCCGTTTCCCCACACGCCCGCGTCGGCCGAACCCGAGGTCCTCGATGGTCACGACACGGCCGAGCCGCTCGGTGAACAGGGCTGCCAGCACTTCGGGCACGGGATCGCGCGGGGACTCCCCCATGTCGATCCAGCGCCTGACGCGCGAGGTGTCGGTGGCCAGCTGCGGGTGGCCCATGGCCGCCGCCTGCCGGTTCACCATTCTCGCGAGTTCGCCCTTGGACCAGCCGGCCAGGCCGAACAGGTCAGAAAGGCGGGTGTTGGGTTCTCCGGTCACGTCAAGCCCCCAGGTTCTCGGCTGACTTGACACTAACCCCCTGTCAGATGCGCTGTGACTATTCGCCAGGGTTCGCCAGGGTCCGCCAGATGGTCTGCCACCCGTGACCCGTTGTCAGGTAGGAAAGCGCCACCCCGCCCGGCAGCCCTAGGTACTCCCCAGGGTGCCGAACGGCCGCCGGCCGGGTTGGCGCACGTGACTTGTCGGCGCACGAAGGGATCTGTCTCGCCCATGTACACAGCATCGTCCTCCGTGTCCGCCCCGCCCCGGCCGCTCCGTCCCATGGGGACGGGCGGCGGGCCGTATCTCGCCCCCCACGCCGGCGCACCGGCGCAGGGCCTGGGCCGGACCCGGCGGGCGGCGGGACCGGGTGCGGGACCTCTCAGCGGAAGGATCGACCTCTCCGGGCCGCAGGGCGCGCAGGTACGGATGGCCATCGCCTCCGTGCAGCGCATCTGCCCCGAGTTCAACCCGGTCCAGGTGCTGCGGCGCAGCGGCCGGTCCGTCCTGATCGTGGGCACCACCGGGCGGGCCACCGCCGTGGCGAAGTGTTTACTGGACCACTCCCCCGCGTGGACGGAGCGGTTCCGGCACGAAATAGCGGCATACCGCGCGTTCGTCCGGCACCGCCCCCCGGTTCGGGTGCCCCGGCTGATCGCGGCGGACCCGGAGAACTGCACGCTGGTGATCGAGCGGATGCCCGGCCGGGTGGCCGCGCTGACCCGGCACCCGGCGGAGGCTCCGCCCCGGGCCGACATCCGTGCCGCGCTCGGCGCGGTCGCCCGGGTGAACGCCTGGCGTCCGCCGCCCGGGCTCTTCGAGGCGCCGCTCGACTACGCCTCGCGGATCGCGCGCTACCACGAGCTGGGGCTGTTCACCGACCGCGACCTCGGTGATCTCCAGAAGCTGCTGCACGGTCTGGCCCACGCGGGCGGCCGTCAGGGCATGGGCCAGTTCTGCCACGGTGACGCGCTGCTCTCCAACATCCTGCTGTCACCGACCGGGCCGGTGCTGGTCGACTGGGAGCACGCGGGCTGGTATCTGCCGGGCTACGACCTGGCCACCCTGTGGGCGGTGCTCGGCAACGCCCCCGGGGCACGCCGCCAGATCAGCCAGCTGGCCCAGGCCAGAGGGCCGGCCGCGCGGGACGCGTTCCTGGTGAACCTGATGCTCGTGCTGACCCGTGAGATCCGGAGCTACGAGACGGCCGTGCAGCGCACCATGCGCGAGGCGCCCCCGGTGAGCGCGGGCCAGGACCGGCCGGGCGCGCTCTCCTCGGGCGAGGAGCAGCGGTTGCTGCTGCGCAGGCTGCACGACGACTGCGCGATGGCGCGCCGGGCCGTGCGGGCGGCGGTCGGTACGCGCTGAGAGTCCCGCTAAGAGTCCCGCGCTGAGAGTCCGCCCGCCCGCTGCGGAAGGCGGGCGGAGCGGAAGGCGGGCGGGCGGGCGGAAGAGCCACTGTGCAGGGAAAGCGCGCTGCGGGACCGGTGCCGACACACCGGTCCCGCAGCGCGCTGCGCTGTTCCCGCGCCGCTGTGTGACAGCGCACTGACGGATTGCCACCCGGAGGCCCTCCCCGGGTGAGGCGCGCCACGAGACCCACGTCACCTACGACCTCCGGTAGTGGGTCCGGACCCTCCCCTGCGGCGCGAAGAAACCCCCAAAGCACGTATTCCGCCCTATCCACTACCAGGGGTAGTAAATAGGGTCATTGCTTCCTGTTCGGGTGCCCGTTAACCATGGATTCCGGCAAGCACCGAGACCGAGTCTGCGACGAGCGCCCACGGCGGTCGGCAGCCGATCCCCCTCGGTCTCTGCTCACGCGGCCCAGGCCGCAGATCCCGTCCCCAACAGGAAGAGCTCACGCATGCCCCGCACCATCCGCATCACCCGCTCGCACAAGCTCGCCACCGCCGTGCTCGTCGCGGCCGGTTCCGTCACGGCCATCACCGCGACCGGCGGGCAGAGCGACGCACAGCCCGCCGCGGCCCGGTCCTCCATCGCCGCCGAGAAGGTCTCCGCCGAGGCCCCCGCAGCGAAGGAAGCCGCGGCCAGGAAGGCCGCCGCCCAGGAGGCCGCCGCGGAGAAGGCCGTGGCCGAGCGCAAGGCCGCCGAGAAGGAAGCCGCGGCGAAGAAGGCCCTGGCCGAGCGCAAGGCGGCCGCGGAGAAGGCCGCGGCCGACCGTAAGGCGACCGCGAAGAAGGCCGCCGAGAAGGCGCGCTCCGAGAAGCAGGCCGCCAACCGTTCCACCGAGCGCAAGGCCGTCGCCGCGCCCAAGCAGTACACGAACAACCTCGACGGCTGGATACGCGAGTCGCTCGACATCATGAAGAAGAAGAACATCCCCGGCTCCTACGAGGGGCTGCACCGCAACATCATGCGCGAGTCCAGCGGCAACCCGAACGCCGTCAACAACTGGGACATCAACGCGCGGAACGGCATTCCCTCCAAGGGCCTGCTCCAGGTGATCCAGCCCACCTTCGACGCGTACCACGTCAAGGGCACCCCGAAGCAGCTCACCGACCCGGTCGCCAACATCACCGCCGCCGCCAACTACGCCGCGGACCGGTACGGCTCGATCGACAACGTCGACTCCGCCTACTGAGCGGCCGTCACCCACGGAGCCATCGCCACCGAGCAGGCGCGAACCAGACCGCGATTATCTGACTAATCGCCGTTATGCGTGCCCCGGATGGCCGAAGGGTAGTGCTGGCGCGGACACCACCGGTCCGCGCACTCCGCGCGGAGGCTTCTCGAAAGGCCCGACGCACATGGCACAGCCCTTCTCACTGCCGGACTTCTATGTTCCGTATCCGGCGCGGCTCAACCCCCACGTGGAGGCGGCACGGACGCACACCCGGCAGTGGGCACGGGGGATGGGGATGCTGGAAGGTTCCGGCGTCTGGGAGGAGAAGGACCTCGAGGCGCACGACTACGCCCTGCTCTGCGCCTACACCCACCCCGACTGCTCCGCCGAGGCGCTGTCGCTGGTCACCGACTGGTATGTGTGGGTCTTCTTCTTCGACGACCACTTCCTGGAGCTGTTCAAACGCACGCTCGACCGTGAGGGCGCCAAGCGGTATCTGGACCGGCTGCCCGCCTTCATGCCGATGGAGCGCGGGGCGGCCGTGCCCGAACCGGAGAACCCCGTCGAGGCGGGCCTCGCCGATCTGTGGGAGCGGACGGTCCCCGCCATGTCGGACGCGTGGCGGGCCCGGTTCGCGGTGGCCACGGAGAACCTGCTCAACGAGTCGATGTGGGAGCTCTCCAACATCAACGAGGGCCGCATCGCGAACCCCGTCGAGTACATCGAGATGCGCCGCAAGGTCGGCGGCGCCCCCTGGTCGGCCGGGCTCGTGGAGTACGCGGCCGGTGCCGAGGTGCCCGCCGAAGTGGCCGGCTCCCGCCCCCTGCGCGTCCTGCGCGACGCCTTCTCCGACGGGGTGCACCTGCGCAACGACCTGTTCTCGTACCAGCGCGAGGTCGAGGAGGAGGGCGAGAACAGCAACGGGGTCCTCGTCCTGGAGAGGTTCCTCGGCTGCTCCACCCAGGAGGCTGCGGAGGCGGTCAACGACCTGCTGACCTCGCGGCTCCACCAGTTCGAGAACACCGCCCTGACCGAACTGGGCCCGCTCTGCGCGGAGAAGGGCCTCGATCCGGCGCAGACCGCGTCCGTCCTCGCGTACGTCAAGGGGCTCCAGGACTGGCAGTCCGGGGGCCACGAGTGGCACATGCGCTCCAGCCGGTACATGAACGGCGGCGGGGCCGCCGACGCGGTCCCGGGCTTCGGCATGTCCGCCGCCTCCATCAGGTTCACACCGCGTTCGGAGACGGCGCGGGCCCGCAGCCACAGCCACCGGCCCTTCCAGCACGTGGGCCCCTCGATCGTCCCGGACCTGAAGCTGCCGTTCTCCACGACACTGAGCCCGCACCTGGAGGGGGCCCGGGTCCGGCTCGTCGACTGGGCGCGCCGGATGGGCATCCTGGAGGCGCAGCCCGGGGTTCCCGGGTCGCACATCTGGGACGAGGAGCGGATCATCGCGATCGACCTCCCCCTCTGCGCCGCGGGCATCCACCCGGACGCCTCGCCGGAGGCGCTGGACATCTCCTCGGCGTGGCTGGCCTGGGGCACGTACGGGGACGACTGGTTCCCCGTGGTGCACGGGCGGACCAGGGACCTGGCGGGGGCGCGGCTGGCCAACGAGCGGCTCTCGCTCTTCATGCCGCTGGACGGCGAGGGCGCCCCCGAGCCGGTGAACGCGCTGGAGCGGTCGCTCGGCGATCTGTGGCTCCGGACGACGGCACCGATGGACCTCGGCGCCCGGCGCACCTTCCGGACCGCGATCGAGTCGATGACCGAGAGCTGGCTGTGGGAGCTGGCCAACCAGGCGCAGAACCGCATCCCCGATCCGGTCGACTACGTCGAGATGCGGCGGGCGACCTTCGGTTCGGACCTGACGATGAGCCTGTGCCGGCTCGGGCACGGCAGGACAGTGCCGGAGGCGGTCTACCGGAGCGGTCCGATGCAGTCGCTGGAGAACGCCGCCGCCGACTACGCATGCCTGCTCAACGACCTGTTCTCGTACCAGAAGGAGATCGAGTACGAGGGCGAGGTGCACAACGGCGTCCTGGTCGTCCAGAACTTCTTCGGCGTCGACTATCCGACGGGCGTACGGATCGTGCACGACCTGATGGAGTCCCGGCTGCGGCAGTTCCTGCATGTGGCGGAGGTCGAACTGCCGGTGCTGTACGACGACTTCGGGCTGGAAGCCGAGGCGCGGGAGGTGCTGGCGGGCTATGTGCAGGAGCTGAAGCACTGGCTCGCGGGCATCCTGATCTGGCACCGGGGCTGCCGCCGGTACCGCGAGGAGGACCTGCGGCGCGGACACAGCACCCCGCAGGTCCTCGCGGGGCCCACGGGGCTCGGCACCTCGGCGGCGCAGGTGACCCGTCTGATGGCGGAACTCTCGGGCAGCAGGGCGTAGTTCCGGTCCCGTACGCGAGATCCGCGGGCGTACGGGCCTGGCCCCGTACCGGCGGCAGGCAACCGCCTGCCCCGGCGGCACCGGGCCACGGGGCGGCCGACCGGTGGCGGGCATCGGGGCGGTCGGCGGGATCGGCCGGTCGGCGGCGGGCATCGGCCGGGCGTCGTGCCCGCCACCGACCCTGCGGCGGGCCGCGGGGGCGGCCGCTCCCGCACCCGATGGCGCCGCGCTTCCGGCGCCCCGCTCCGGCCTCCTTGTACGGTGCGGGGGTGAGCACCTTCGGTACGCCCTCCGGGCCCGGGGACCCCGACGCCCTGTTCGGCCTGGAGGAGATCCGCCCGGGCCCGCCGGTCCCCCGGCCCCCCGGGCCGTCCTTCCGTACCTCGGCGGAGGCCCGGCGGATGCTGGAGGTGCGGGAGATCCACGCGGAACCTGCGGCGGCGGCCTCCCCCCGGGGCCGGGAGATCCTCGCGCGCTTCCCGGACGCCGAGGTGATCCCCGTCGGTTCGCACTGGCGCATCCCGGGGCTGCACGGCAACCCGGGCAACGCCGGGAACTGGGTGCGGACCAAGAAGACCGTCCTGGTCCTGGGCGAGAGGAAGTCGCTCACGGTCCGGCCCAACGGCCGGTCCGCCGACTGGATCGCCCCCGGCGCGGCCAACGGATGCGCGATGGCGTGCGCGTACTGCTATGTGCCGCGCCGCAAGGGGTACGCCAACCCGGTCACCGTCTTCACCAACATCGAGCAGATCATCGGCCGTCTGGGCCGCCATGTGGCGGCCTCGGGGCCCAAGCGCGAACCCAACCAGTGCGACCCCAGGGCGTGGGTCTACGACATCGGGGAGAACGGCGACTGCTCGGTCGACGCCCTGATCAGCGAGAACACCGCCGACCTGGTGCACGCCTTCACCCGGTGGCCCACCGCCAAGGCGTCCTTCGCCACCAAGTTCGTCAACCCCGATCTGCTGCTGCTCGACCCGCGGGGCCGCACCCGCGTCCGCTTCTCGGTGATGCCCCCGGAGGACGCCCGTCTGCTCGACATCCGTACGAGCCCCGTCGAGGACCGGATCGCCGCCGCCGGGGACTTCGTCGAGGCCGGGTACGAGGTCCACTTCAACTTCTCGCCCGTCGTCATCAGGCCGGGCTGGGAGGAGGCGTGGTCCGGGCTGCTGCGCAGGATGGACGACGTCCTGCCGCGTACGGTCAAGGAGCAGGCGGCGGCCGAGGTGATCATGCTGACCCACAACCGGGAGCTGCACGAGGTGAACCTCGCCTGGCACCCCCGCGCCGAGGCCGCCCTGTGGCGCCCGGAGATCCAGCAGCCCAAGCGGTCCGAGAACGGGAGCTGGAACGTGCGGTACGCCACCGGGGTCAAGGCCGGGGCGGTGGAGGCCGTACGGCGTCTGGTGGAGCGCCACACGCCGTGGCTCCCGATCCGTTACGCGTTCTGAGGTCCGGGCGGCCGTCGGCGCGGGGGAACAGCCGCGCGGTCAGAGCAGCACATGGCGCAGGACGGCCTCGAACTCCGCCGCGTCCGGCGGTGTGTCGGTCAGCAGGCCCTGGAGGAGCA carries:
- a CDS encoding phosphatase translates to MPSHLFADRPAPQPSAHDAAVLDGLIHRTRQLREDVNAVAVGRSAAAVGEDGPQARRQRALFDLAVQHLDGLDERLGQLRAGLPAPRATGRDGLGAQDGLGAQDGPAAGAPASRAGSAEWNLITDEVSWSDELYEIFGRPPGSPPLSLDDLPSVLVPEDQPQLTSMVTGCLVDGRPMDGEFRIVLPDGRVRGLRMTGEPVLDTEGCTASMWAVLRETGEESARHGPDAAQRDEPVERTEHRTAVELQEAVLPPWRGSSPLPRPASGALDVAAHYLPSASGGRVGGDWYDAMALPDGRTLLTVGDLAGQGIPAASAMAMVLGALRGMAVAGIEPGALLGHLDHLLETSAQPAPGSALCGLFDPSTGLLTWAQAGHPAPLLFRAGTGRVLPSPDGVLLGAGARFAHEQDDVRLLPGDVLVLHTDGLTRRGDRGAGPEALLALASRFAQARTAQECVRGVVEEFGGAERLDDACVLVARVGA
- a CDS encoding phosphotransferase, with translation MYTASSSVSAPPRPLRPMGTGGGPYLAPHAGAPAQGLGRTRRAAGPGAGPLSGRIDLSGPQGAQVRMAIASVQRICPEFNPVQVLRRSGRSVLIVGTTGRATAVAKCLLDHSPAWTERFRHEIAAYRAFVRHRPPVRVPRLIAADPENCTLVIERMPGRVAALTRHPAEAPPRADIRAALGAVARVNAWRPPPGLFEAPLDYASRIARYHELGLFTDRDLGDLQKLLHGLAHAGGRQGMGQFCHGDALLSNILLSPTGPVLVDWEHAGWYLPGYDLATLWAVLGNAPGARRQISQLAQARGPAARDAFLVNLMLVLTREIRSYETAVQRTMREAPPVSAGQDRPGALSSGEEQRLLLRRLHDDCAMARRAVRAAVGTR
- a CDS encoding lytic transglycosylase; this translates as MPRTIRITRSHKLATAVLVAAGSVTAITATGGQSDAQPAAARSSIAAEKVSAEAPAAKEAAARKAAAQEAAAEKAVAERKAAEKEAAAKKALAERKAAAEKAAADRKATAKKAAEKARSEKQAANRSTERKAVAAPKQYTNNLDGWIRESLDIMKKKNIPGSYEGLHRNIMRESSGNPNAVNNWDINARNGIPSKGLLQVIQPTFDAYHVKGTPKQLTDPVANITAAANYAADRYGSIDNVDSAY
- a CDS encoding Geosmin synthase; the encoded protein is MAQPFSLPDFYVPYPARLNPHVEAARTHTRQWARGMGMLEGSGVWEEKDLEAHDYALLCAYTHPDCSAEALSLVTDWYVWVFFFDDHFLELFKRTLDREGAKRYLDRLPAFMPMERGAAVPEPENPVEAGLADLWERTVPAMSDAWRARFAVATENLLNESMWELSNINEGRIANPVEYIEMRRKVGGAPWSAGLVEYAAGAEVPAEVAGSRPLRVLRDAFSDGVHLRNDLFSYQREVEEEGENSNGVLVLERFLGCSTQEAAEAVNDLLTSRLHQFENTALTELGPLCAEKGLDPAQTASVLAYVKGLQDWQSGGHEWHMRSSRYMNGGGAADAVPGFGMSAASIRFTPRSETARARSHSHRPFQHVGPSIVPDLKLPFSTTLSPHLEGARVRLVDWARRMGILEAQPGVPGSHIWDEERIIAIDLPLCAAGIHPDASPEALDISSAWLAWGTYGDDWFPVVHGRTRDLAGARLANERLSLFMPLDGEGAPEPVNALERSLGDLWLRTTAPMDLGARRTFRTAIESMTESWLWELANQAQNRIPDPVDYVEMRRATFGSDLTMSLCRLGHGRTVPEAVYRSGPMQSLENAAADYACLLNDLFSYQKEIEYEGEVHNGVLVVQNFFGVDYPTGVRIVHDLMESRLRQFLHVAEVELPVLYDDFGLEAEAREVLAGYVQELKHWLAGILIWHRGCRRYREEDLRRGHSTPQVLAGPTGLGTSAAQVTRLMAELSGSRA
- a CDS encoding spore photoproduct lyase family protein codes for the protein MAPRFRRPAPASLYGAGVSTFGTPSGPGDPDALFGLEEIRPGPPVPRPPGPSFRTSAEARRMLEVREIHAEPAAAASPRGREILARFPDAEVIPVGSHWRIPGLHGNPGNAGNWVRTKKTVLVLGERKSLTVRPNGRSADWIAPGAANGCAMACAYCYVPRRKGYANPVTVFTNIEQIIGRLGRHVAASGPKREPNQCDPRAWVYDIGENGDCSVDALISENTADLVHAFTRWPTAKASFATKFVNPDLLLLDPRGRTRVRFSVMPPEDARLLDIRTSPVEDRIAAAGDFVEAGYEVHFNFSPVVIRPGWEEAWSGLLRRMDDVLPRTVKEQAAAEVIMLTHNRELHEVNLAWHPRAEAALWRPEIQQPKRSENGSWNVRYATGVKAGAVEAVRRLVERHTPWLPIRYAF